From a single Lolium rigidum isolate FL_2022 chromosome 7, APGP_CSIRO_Lrig_0.1, whole genome shotgun sequence genomic region:
- the LOC124670191 gene encoding cation/H(+) antiporter 15-like, giving the protein MASTVAPLNTDLDVPVSTTDQTSGGTAANPNVPVVCYSNLMMTANGMWQGDGVNPLEFSLPLFIVQVAVIVATTRLLVVLLRPFRQPRVIAEILAGVLLGPSLLGQNQVWASMVFPLRSLLTLETVAHLGLLYFLFLVGLEMDIDVIRKSGKKALFVAVAGMALPFCMGIATSFIFRHQVSRNVHQTSFLLFLGVALSVTAFPVLARILAEIKLLNTDLGRTAMSAAIVNDMCAWILLALAISISDVNSTAISALWVLLSGVAFVVFCIFAVRPAMWWLVRRIPEGETLSEVQVTLILTGVMLAGACTDAIGIHSVFGAFVYGLVIPSGPLGVTLIEKLEDFVTGLLLPLFFAISGLRTDVTKMRDPVTVGLLVLVFVMASFAKIMGTIIIAALYTMPFREGIALGFLMNTRGLVEMIVLNIGRDKEVLDNESFAVLVMVSVVMTVLVTPVVLSVRRPSRRLVGYKRRNLQRIRHDSELRMLACVHTTRNVPSVLSLLELSNPSKRSPIFIYALHLVELTGRASNMLAAAAAGASSRTTSSSSLPAATEHIFNAFENYERCTGGVSIQTLAAVSPYQSMHDDVSVLAEDKHVSLIVIPFHKQQTVDGGMEPINPSIKGFNESLLAASPCSVTILVDRGLSAAAARMSAEHRIALLFFGGPDDREALAYAWRMVEHPGVALTIVRFLPPEYRAAARSFSDASYRSGMDPRAQAPMSHSTEGKSELQMDEEYLSEFRVKNHGNPAITYADRMVSNSEETVAAIRGMDNSTQELYIVGHRPGEAGSPMTAALEDWMESPELGPIGDMLVSSDFSMAVSVLVVQQYVVVDAPVAAVPVPSGGDPVRQYVGNANQRPPAASTAYRGSPASSTTNSRWSSDTVGF; this is encoded by the exons ATGGCCTCCACCGTCGCGCCGCTGAACACCGACCTGGACGTGCCGGTCAGCACAACGGATCAGACCAGCGGTGGGACGGCGGCCAACCCAAATGTCCCGGTGGTGTGCTACTCCAACCTGATGATGACCGCCAACGGCATGTGGCAGGGCGACGGCGTGAACCCGCTCGAGTTCTCCCTCCCGCTCTTCATCGTCCAGGTGGCCGTCATCGTCGCCACCAcccgcctcctcgtcgtcctcctcaggcCCTTCCGCCAGCCGCGCGTCATCGCTGAGATCCTCGCCGGCGTGCTGCTGGGCCCATCGTTGCTGGGGCAGAATCAGGTGTGGGCCAGCATGGTGTTCCCTTTGCGCAGCCTGCTCACGCTCGAGACGGTGGCGCACCTCGGCCTCCTctacttcctcttcctcgtcggcctCGAGATGGACATCGACGTAATCCGCAAGTCGGGGAAGAAGGCGCTGTTCGTCGCCGTGGCTGGCATGGCGCTGCCCTTCTGCATGGGCATcgccacctccttcatcttccgGCACCAGGTCTCCCGCAACGTGCACCAGACATCCTTCCTGCTCTTCCTCGGCGTCGCCCTCTCCGTCACGGCCTTCCCCGTGCTCGCCCGCATCCTCGCCGAGATCAAGCTGCTCAACACGGACCTCGGCCGCACAGCCATGTCTGCCGCCATCGTCAACGACATGTGCGCCTGGATCCTGCTCGCGCTCGCCATTTCCATCTCCGACGTGAACAGCACGGCGATCTCGGCCCTGTGGGTGCTCCTCTCCGGGGTGGCCTTCGTGGTCTTCTGCATATTCGCCGTGCGGCCCGCGATGTGGTGGCTCGTCCGACGCATCCCCGAGGGCGAGACCCTGAGCGAGGTGCAGGTCACCCTCATCCTCACAGGCGTCATGCTCGCCGGCGCGTGCACCGACGCCATCGGCATCCACTCCGTCTTCGGCGCCTTCGTTTACGGGCTGGTCATCCCGAGCGGGCCGCTCGGCGTGACGCTGATCGAGAAGCTGGAGGACTTCGTcacgggcctcctcctcccgctcttCTTCGCCATCAGCGGCCTACGCACCGACGTTACCAAGATGCGCGACCCTGTCACCGTCGGCCTGCTCGTGCTCGTGTTCGTCATGGCCAGCTTCGCCAAGATCATGGGCACCATCATCATCGCCGCGCTCTACACCATGCCGTTCCGCGAGGGCATCGCGCTCGGGTTCCTCATGAACACCAGAGGACTCGTGGAGATGATCGTGCTCAACATCGGGAGGGACAAGGAGGTGCTAGACAACGAGTCGTTCGCGGTGTTGGTGATGGTGTCGGTGGTGATGACGGTGCTAGTGACGCCGGTAGTGCTCAGCGTGCGCCGGCCGTCGCGGCGGCTCGTCGGGTACAAGCGGCGGAACCTGCAGCGCATCCGGCACGACAGTGAGCTCCGTATGCTGGCTTGCGTGCACACCACCCGCAACGTGCCGTCTGTGTTGTCGCTGCTAGAGCTCTCCAACCCGTCCAAGCGCTCCCCCATCTTCATCTACGCGCTCCACCTCGTCGAGCTCACCGGCCGAGCCTCCAACAtgctcgccgccgcggccgccggagCCTCGAGCCGGACAACCTCATCCTCTTCCTTGCCTGCCGCCACGGAGCACATCTTCAACGCCTTCGAGAACTACGAGAGGTGCACAG GAGGCGTGTCCATCCAGACGCTGGCGGCGGTGTCGCCTTACCAGAGCATGCACGACGACGTGTCCGTGCTGGCGGAGGACAAGCACGTGTCGCTCATCGTGATCCCTTTCCACAAGCAGCAGACGGTGGACGGCGGCATGGAGCCCATCAACCCGTCCATCAAGGGcttcaacgagagcctcctcgccgcctccccgTGTTCGGTCACCATCCTCGTCGACCGCGGCCTCAGCGCCGCCGCGGCGCGCATGTCGGCCGAGCACCGCATCGCGCTCTTGTTCTTCGGCGGGCCCGACGACCGCGAGGCGCTCGCCTACGCGTGGAGGATGGTCGAGCATCCCGGCGTGGCCCTCACCATCGTGCGCTTCCTCCCGCCGGAGTACCGTGCGGCGGCGCGGTCCTTCTCCGACGCCTCGTACCGCTCGGGCATGGACCCGCGCGCCCAGGCACCAATGAGCCACAGCACGGAAGGGAAAAGCGAGCTGCAGATGGATGAGGAGTACCTGAGCGAGTTCCGCGTGAAGAACCACGGCAACCCCGCCATCACGTACGCCGACAGGATGGTGTCCAACAGCGAGGAGACGGTTGCCGCCATCCGGGGCATGGACAACAGCACGCAGGAGCTGTACATCGTGGGGCATCGCCCGGGCGAGGCTGGGTCGCCGATGACGGCGGCGCTGGAGGACTGGATGGAGTCCCCGGAGCTGGGGCCCATTGGCGACATGCTCGTGTCCTCGGACTTCTCAATGGCGGTGTCGGTGCTGGTGGTACAGCAGTACGTGGTGGTCGACGCGCCCGTGGCCGCCGTGCCCGTACCCAGCGGCGGCGACCCGGTGCGCCAATACGTGGGTAACGCTaaccagcggccgccggcggcgTCCACGGCGTACAGGGGGAGCCCGGCGTCGTCGACGACCAATAGCAGATGGTCTAGCGACACCGTAGGATTCTGA